A portion of the Gasterosteus aculeatus chromosome 12, fGasAcu3.hap1.1, whole genome shotgun sequence genome contains these proteins:
- the kifc3 gene encoding kinesin-like protein KIFC3 isoform X4: MFSTRKTWDLGHAPCMQDLWKKDISLDASSVDFLMSDGEDEGSFLSLPTAAFSHRLSLTAEPTETSAPSQQLLIQARLRSEQLSRHLLLQQQSVQEEACLQTSPPHGVRLLSRCPAEEQLVTRLRTQVEQLEEKLSNQTQEVERLHCELGATDLEKQLELLLVENQLLKQELKSSRSSELHSHDAAVGSCSHCPLRQDAEARQREQRLEERDLQEKSSRGENLRRQQEGGRRRQEEAQKELHLRLQECEEELGGQAVTPPRVKYVAPAVGGESADSRRAVAELQMKNAGLQEQLCVQKQLLREKEVQLQESQRSCAQLRTQVLVYEGEMERARGQLEVEMQHLEEEKNRVIEEAFIRAESEMKAVHQNLAGVRMNLLTLQPALRTLTCDYNCLKRQVQEFPFMLDKAISEAKQEICHVISEVSSTNQELLHKYKREMNLRKKCHNELVRLKGNIRVFCRVRPVSLVEQDSVTMLSFDSEDDAVLYLSNKGKMMTFDLDKVFPPRATQEEVFQEVQSLVTSCIDGFNVCIFAYGQTGSGKTFTMEGAVDNPGINQRALRLLFSEVTDKAPDWDYRISVSMVEIYNETLRNLLGENPSDKLDIKMNPDGSGQLYVPGLTQITVQSPEDINRVFELGHMNRATACTNLNEHSSRSHALLIITVSGFNSATGNHTQGKLNLVDLAGSERIGKSGAEGSRLREAQCINKSLSALGDVINALRGRHAHVPFRNSRLTYLLQDSLSGDSKTLMMVQVSPLPGNMSESVCSLKFAQRVRSVELMSSSSSSRRHEYSSTSSSPTHDSVELDSPPVTPVPLPISRASSAGSTLSSASRTPSGSRRRSQSQLSTGRLKLTA, encoded by the exons ATGTTCAGTACTAGAAAGACCTGGGATCTTGGCCACGCCCCCTGCATGCAGGACCTCTGGAAGAAAGACATCTCATTGGACG CCAGCTCAGTGGACTTCCTGATGAGTGATGGAGAAGACGAGGGCTCCTTTCTGTCTTTGCCCACCGCCGCCTTCTCGCACCGCCTCTCTCTGACTGCGGAGCCGACCGAAACAAGCGCTCCCAGCCAGCAGCTGCTCATCCAG GCCCGTCTTCGCTCTGAACAACTCTCCCGTCACCTgctgctccagcagcagagcgtcCAGGAGGAGGCGTGTCTTCAGACCTCGCCGCCGCATG gtgtgaggCTGCTCTCTCGCTGTCCTGCAGAAGAGCAGCTGGTAACTCGGCTGCGCACACAG gtggagcagctggaggagaagctgtcCAATCAGACTCAGGAGGTGGAGCGACTTCACTGTGAACTG GGGGCGACGGACCTGGAAAagcagctggagctgctgctggtggagaacCAGCTTCTGAAGCAGGAGCTGAAGTCCAGCAGGAGCTCAGAACTTCACAGCCATGATGCTGCTGTAGGGAGCTGCAGCCACTGCCCCCTCAGACAG GATGCAGAGGCCCGGCAGAGGGAGCAGCGTCTGGAGGAGcgagacctgcaggagaaaagCTCCCGAGGGGAGAACCTTCGCaggcagcaggagggggggcggaggaggcaggaggaggcgcAGAAGGAACTCCACCTCCGACTGCAGGAGTGTGAGGAGGAGCTGGGCGGGCAGGCGGTGACCCCCCCCAGAGTCAAG TACGTGGCCCcggcggtggggggggagtCGGCTGACTCCCGCAGAGCTGTGGCTGAGCTGCAGATGAAGAACGCCGGcctgcaggagcagctgtgcgtgcagaagcagctgctgagggagaaggaggtgCAGCTGCAGGAGTCCCAGAGGAGCTGTGCTCAGCTCAGGACGCAG GTCCTGGTGTATGAGGGGGAGATGGAGCGAGCTCGAGGAcagctggaggtggagatgcagcatctggaggaggagaagaaccgTGTGATCGAGGAGGCCTTCATCAGAGCTGAGAGCGAGATGAAGGCGGTCCACCAGAACCTGGCGG gcgtGAGGATGAACCTGCTGACCCTGCAGCCGGCCCTCCGGACCCTCACCTGTGACTACAACTGTCTGAAGAGACAGGTGCAGGAGTTCCCCTTCATGCTGGACAAGGCCATCAGCGAGGCCAAGCAGGAG atCTGCCATGTGATCAGCGAGGTGAgctccaccaatcaggagcTTCTGCATAAATACAAGAGAGAGATGAACCTGAGGAAGAAATGTCACAACGAGCTGGTTCGACTCAAAG gtaACATTCGTGTTTTCTGCCGGGTCCGGCCTGTCAGTCTCGTGGAGCAGGACTCTGTGACGATGCTCAGCTTCGACTCGGAGGACGACGCTGTCCTCTACCTGTCCAACAAGGGCAAGATGATGACCTTTGACTTGGACAAGGTCTTCCCCCCTCGGGCCACACAGGAAGAG GTGTTTCAGGAGGTCCAATCGCTGGTCACTTCCTGTATCGACGGCTTTAACGTCTGCATATTCGCCTACGGACAGACTGGCTCCGGGAAGACCTTCACCATGGAG GGCGCAGTGGATAACCCCGGCATCAACCAGCGAGCTCTGCGCCTGCTCTTCTCCGAGGTGACTGACAAAGCTCCAGACTGGGACTACAGGATATCCGTCAGTATGGTGGAGATCTACAACGAGACCCTAAG GAACCTGCTGGGGGAGAATCCCTCTGACAAGCTGGACATCAAGATGAACCCTGACGGCAGCGGACAGCTGTACGTCCCCGGACTCACCCAGATCACTGTCCAGAGCCCCGAGGACATCAACAGG GTGTTTGAGTTGGGTCACATGAACAGAGCAACCGCCTGCACCAACCTGAATGAGCACAGCTCTCGTTCTCACGCTCTGCTCATTATCACCGTGTCTGGATTCAACTCTGCTACTGGGAACCACACACAAG GCAAACTGAACTTGGTGGACCTGGCGGGCTCGGAAAGGATCGGAAAGTCCGGCGCGGAGGGAAGTCGCCTTAGAGAAGCTCAGTGCATCAACAAGTCTCTGTCGGCGCTCGGTGATGTCATCAACGCGCTGCGCGGCCGCCACGCTCACGTCCCCTTCAGGAACTCCCGCCTCACCTACCTGCTGCAGGACTCGCTGAGTGGGGACAGCAAGACCCTCATGATGGTTCAG GTGTCTCCGCTCCCCGGTAACATGAGCGAGTCCGTCTGCTCGCTGAAATTCGCTCAGCGCGTTCGCAGCGTGGAGCTGATGTCCTCGTCTTCGTCTTCCAGGAGACACGAGTACTCGTCCACCTCGTCCTCGCCAACCCACGACAGCGTCGAG CTGGACTCTCCCCCCGTCACACCCGTCCCTCTCCCCATCTCGCGGGCCAGCAGCGCCggctccaccctctcctccgcctctaGAACTCCAAGCGGCTCCCGCAGGAGGTCCCAGTCGCAGCTGTCCACCG GACGACTGAAGCTCACAGCCTGA
- the kifc3 gene encoding kinesin-like protein KIFC3 isoform X1 — MYVLCSLAVLTLHSLFRRWNSRALEPAGNPEGCRPSMSGEGLEEVQRGLWISKSEGKRLPGGSVRKVPNRRRRVQVLQPVVMFSTRKTWDLGHAPCMQDLWKKDISLDASSVDFLMSDGEDEGSFLSLPTAAFSHRLSLTAEPTETSAPSQQLLIQALQDKVCDFQARLRSEQLSRHLLLQQQSVQEEACLQTSPPHGVRLLSRCPAEEQLVTRLRTQVEQLEEKLSNQTQEVERLHCELGATDLEKQLELLLVENQLLKQELKSSRSSELHSHDAAVGSCSHCPLRQDAEARQREQRLEERDLQEKSSRGENLRRQQEGGRRRQEEAQKELHLRLQECEEELGGQAVTPPRVKYVAPAVGGESADSRRAVAELQMKNAGLQEQLCVQKQLLREKEVQLQESQRSCAQLRTQVLVYEGEMERARGQLEVEMQHLEEEKNRVIEEAFIRAESEMKAVHQNLAGVRMNLLTLQPALRTLTCDYNCLKRQVQEFPFMLDKAISEAKQEICHVISEVSSTNQELLHKYKREMNLRKKCHNELVRLKGNIRVFCRVRPVSLVEQDSVTMLSFDSEDDAVLYLSNKGKMMTFDLDKVFPPRATQEEVFQEVQSLVTSCIDGFNVCIFAYGQTGSGKTFTMEGAVDNPGINQRALRLLFSEVTDKAPDWDYRISVSMVEIYNETLRNLLGENPSDKLDIKMNPDGSGQLYVPGLTQITVQSPEDINRVFELGHMNRATACTNLNEHSSRSHALLIITVSGFNSATGNHTQGKLNLVDLAGSERIGKSGAEGSRLREAQCINKSLSALGDVINALRGRHAHVPFRNSRLTYLLQDSLSGDSKTLMMVQVSPLPGNMSESVCSLKFAQRVRSVELMSSSSSSRRHEYSSTSSSPTHDSVELDSPPVTPVPLPISRASSAGSTLSSASRTPSGSRRRSQSQLSTGRLKLTA, encoded by the exons ATGTACGTCCTGTGCAGCCTGGCTGTCCTGACCCTCCACAGCCTCTTCAGGCGCTGGAACAGCAGAGCCCTGGAGCCCGCAGGGAACCCAGAGGGCTGTAGGCCGTCCATGTCTGGAGAAGGTTTGGAGGAGGTCCAAAGAGGACTCTGGATCTCCAAGTCCGAAGGGAAAAGATTACCAGGAGGGAGTGTACGTAAAGTCCCCAACAGAAGGAGGCGAGTTCAG gtgttgcAGCCGGTGGTCATGTTCAGTACTAGAAAGACCTGGGATCTTGGCCACGCCCCCTGCATGCAGGACCTCTGGAAGAAAGACATCTCATTGGACG CCAGCTCAGTGGACTTCCTGATGAGTGATGGAGAAGACGAGGGCTCCTTTCTGTCTTTGCCCACCGCCGCCTTCTCGCACCGCCTCTCTCTGACTGCGGAGCCGACCGAAACAAGCGCTCCCAGCCAGCAGCTGCTCATCCAG gcTCTACAAGATAAAGTCTGTGACTTCCAGGCCCGTCTTCGCTCTGAACAACTCTCCCGTCACCTgctgctccagcagcagagcgtcCAGGAGGAGGCGTGTCTTCAGACCTCGCCGCCGCATG gtgtgaggCTGCTCTCTCGCTGTCCTGCAGAAGAGCAGCTGGTAACTCGGCTGCGCACACAG gtggagcagctggaggagaagctgtcCAATCAGACTCAGGAGGTGGAGCGACTTCACTGTGAACTG GGGGCGACGGACCTGGAAAagcagctggagctgctgctggtggagaacCAGCTTCTGAAGCAGGAGCTGAAGTCCAGCAGGAGCTCAGAACTTCACAGCCATGATGCTGCTGTAGGGAGCTGCAGCCACTGCCCCCTCAGACAG GATGCAGAGGCCCGGCAGAGGGAGCAGCGTCTGGAGGAGcgagacctgcaggagaaaagCTCCCGAGGGGAGAACCTTCGCaggcagcaggagggggggcggaggaggcaggaggaggcgcAGAAGGAACTCCACCTCCGACTGCAGGAGTGTGAGGAGGAGCTGGGCGGGCAGGCGGTGACCCCCCCCAGAGTCAAG TACGTGGCCCcggcggtggggggggagtCGGCTGACTCCCGCAGAGCTGTGGCTGAGCTGCAGATGAAGAACGCCGGcctgcaggagcagctgtgcgtgcagaagcagctgctgagggagaaggaggtgCAGCTGCAGGAGTCCCAGAGGAGCTGTGCTCAGCTCAGGACGCAG GTCCTGGTGTATGAGGGGGAGATGGAGCGAGCTCGAGGAcagctggaggtggagatgcagcatctggaggaggagaagaaccgTGTGATCGAGGAGGCCTTCATCAGAGCTGAGAGCGAGATGAAGGCGGTCCACCAGAACCTGGCGG gcgtGAGGATGAACCTGCTGACCCTGCAGCCGGCCCTCCGGACCCTCACCTGTGACTACAACTGTCTGAAGAGACAGGTGCAGGAGTTCCCCTTCATGCTGGACAAGGCCATCAGCGAGGCCAAGCAGGAG atCTGCCATGTGATCAGCGAGGTGAgctccaccaatcaggagcTTCTGCATAAATACAAGAGAGAGATGAACCTGAGGAAGAAATGTCACAACGAGCTGGTTCGACTCAAAG gtaACATTCGTGTTTTCTGCCGGGTCCGGCCTGTCAGTCTCGTGGAGCAGGACTCTGTGACGATGCTCAGCTTCGACTCGGAGGACGACGCTGTCCTCTACCTGTCCAACAAGGGCAAGATGATGACCTTTGACTTGGACAAGGTCTTCCCCCCTCGGGCCACACAGGAAGAG GTGTTTCAGGAGGTCCAATCGCTGGTCACTTCCTGTATCGACGGCTTTAACGTCTGCATATTCGCCTACGGACAGACTGGCTCCGGGAAGACCTTCACCATGGAG GGCGCAGTGGATAACCCCGGCATCAACCAGCGAGCTCTGCGCCTGCTCTTCTCCGAGGTGACTGACAAAGCTCCAGACTGGGACTACAGGATATCCGTCAGTATGGTGGAGATCTACAACGAGACCCTAAG GAACCTGCTGGGGGAGAATCCCTCTGACAAGCTGGACATCAAGATGAACCCTGACGGCAGCGGACAGCTGTACGTCCCCGGACTCACCCAGATCACTGTCCAGAGCCCCGAGGACATCAACAGG GTGTTTGAGTTGGGTCACATGAACAGAGCAACCGCCTGCACCAACCTGAATGAGCACAGCTCTCGTTCTCACGCTCTGCTCATTATCACCGTGTCTGGATTCAACTCTGCTACTGGGAACCACACACAAG GCAAACTGAACTTGGTGGACCTGGCGGGCTCGGAAAGGATCGGAAAGTCCGGCGCGGAGGGAAGTCGCCTTAGAGAAGCTCAGTGCATCAACAAGTCTCTGTCGGCGCTCGGTGATGTCATCAACGCGCTGCGCGGCCGCCACGCTCACGTCCCCTTCAGGAACTCCCGCCTCACCTACCTGCTGCAGGACTCGCTGAGTGGGGACAGCAAGACCCTCATGATGGTTCAG GTGTCTCCGCTCCCCGGTAACATGAGCGAGTCCGTCTGCTCGCTGAAATTCGCTCAGCGCGTTCGCAGCGTGGAGCTGATGTCCTCGTCTTCGTCTTCCAGGAGACACGAGTACTCGTCCACCTCGTCCTCGCCAACCCACGACAGCGTCGAG CTGGACTCTCCCCCCGTCACACCCGTCCCTCTCCCCATCTCGCGGGCCAGCAGCGCCggctccaccctctcctccgcctctaGAACTCCAAGCGGCTCCCGCAGGAGGTCCCAGTCGCAGCTGTCCACCG GACGACTGAAGCTCACAGCCTGA
- the kifc3 gene encoding kinesin-like protein KIFC3 isoform X5, whose product MSDGEDEGSFLSLPTAAFSHRLSLTAEPTETSAPSQQLLIQALQDKVCDFQARLRSEQLSRHLLLQQQSVQEEACLQTSPPHGVRLLSRCPAEEQLVTRLRTQVEQLEEKLSNQTQEVERLHCELGATDLEKQLELLLVENQLLKQELKSSRSSELHSHDAAVGSCSHCPLRQDAEARQREQRLEERDLQEKSSRGENLRRQQEGGRRRQEEAQKELHLRLQECEEELGGQAVTPPRVKYVAPAVGGESADSRRAVAELQMKNAGLQEQLCVQKQLLREKEVQLQESQRSCAQLRTQVLVYEGEMERARGQLEVEMQHLEEEKNRVIEEAFIRAESEMKAVHQNLAGVRMNLLTLQPALRTLTCDYNCLKRQVQEFPFMLDKAISEAKQEICHVISEVSSTNQELLHKYKREMNLRKKCHNELVRLKGNIRVFCRVRPVSLVEQDSVTMLSFDSEDDAVLYLSNKGKMMTFDLDKVFPPRATQEEVFQEVQSLVTSCIDGFNVCIFAYGQTGSGKTFTMEGAVDNPGINQRALRLLFSEVTDKAPDWDYRISVSMVEIYNETLRNLLGENPSDKLDIKMNPDGSGQLYVPGLTQITVQSPEDINRVFELGHMNRATACTNLNEHSSRSHALLIITVSGFNSATGNHTQGKLNLVDLAGSERIGKSGAEGSRLREAQCINKSLSALGDVINALRGRHAHVPFRNSRLTYLLQDSLSGDSKTLMMVQVSPLPGNMSESVCSLKFAQRVRSVELMSSSSSSRRHEYSSTSSSPTHDSVELDSPPVTPVPLPISRASSAGSTLSSASRTPSGSRRRSQSQLSTGRLKLTA is encoded by the exons ATGAGTGATGGAGAAGACGAGGGCTCCTTTCTGTCTTTGCCCACCGCCGCCTTCTCGCACCGCCTCTCTCTGACTGCGGAGCCGACCGAAACAAGCGCTCCCAGCCAGCAGCTGCTCATCCAG gcTCTACAAGATAAAGTCTGTGACTTCCAGGCCCGTCTTCGCTCTGAACAACTCTCCCGTCACCTgctgctccagcagcagagcgtcCAGGAGGAGGCGTGTCTTCAGACCTCGCCGCCGCATG gtgtgaggCTGCTCTCTCGCTGTCCTGCAGAAGAGCAGCTGGTAACTCGGCTGCGCACACAG gtggagcagctggaggagaagctgtcCAATCAGACTCAGGAGGTGGAGCGACTTCACTGTGAACTG GGGGCGACGGACCTGGAAAagcagctggagctgctgctggtggagaacCAGCTTCTGAAGCAGGAGCTGAAGTCCAGCAGGAGCTCAGAACTTCACAGCCATGATGCTGCTGTAGGGAGCTGCAGCCACTGCCCCCTCAGACAG GATGCAGAGGCCCGGCAGAGGGAGCAGCGTCTGGAGGAGcgagacctgcaggagaaaagCTCCCGAGGGGAGAACCTTCGCaggcagcaggagggggggcggaggaggcaggaggaggcgcAGAAGGAACTCCACCTCCGACTGCAGGAGTGTGAGGAGGAGCTGGGCGGGCAGGCGGTGACCCCCCCCAGAGTCAAG TACGTGGCCCcggcggtggggggggagtCGGCTGACTCCCGCAGAGCTGTGGCTGAGCTGCAGATGAAGAACGCCGGcctgcaggagcagctgtgcgtgcagaagcagctgctgagggagaaggaggtgCAGCTGCAGGAGTCCCAGAGGAGCTGTGCTCAGCTCAGGACGCAG GTCCTGGTGTATGAGGGGGAGATGGAGCGAGCTCGAGGAcagctggaggtggagatgcagcatctggaggaggagaagaaccgTGTGATCGAGGAGGCCTTCATCAGAGCTGAGAGCGAGATGAAGGCGGTCCACCAGAACCTGGCGG gcgtGAGGATGAACCTGCTGACCCTGCAGCCGGCCCTCCGGACCCTCACCTGTGACTACAACTGTCTGAAGAGACAGGTGCAGGAGTTCCCCTTCATGCTGGACAAGGCCATCAGCGAGGCCAAGCAGGAG atCTGCCATGTGATCAGCGAGGTGAgctccaccaatcaggagcTTCTGCATAAATACAAGAGAGAGATGAACCTGAGGAAGAAATGTCACAACGAGCTGGTTCGACTCAAAG gtaACATTCGTGTTTTCTGCCGGGTCCGGCCTGTCAGTCTCGTGGAGCAGGACTCTGTGACGATGCTCAGCTTCGACTCGGAGGACGACGCTGTCCTCTACCTGTCCAACAAGGGCAAGATGATGACCTTTGACTTGGACAAGGTCTTCCCCCCTCGGGCCACACAGGAAGAG GTGTTTCAGGAGGTCCAATCGCTGGTCACTTCCTGTATCGACGGCTTTAACGTCTGCATATTCGCCTACGGACAGACTGGCTCCGGGAAGACCTTCACCATGGAG GGCGCAGTGGATAACCCCGGCATCAACCAGCGAGCTCTGCGCCTGCTCTTCTCCGAGGTGACTGACAAAGCTCCAGACTGGGACTACAGGATATCCGTCAGTATGGTGGAGATCTACAACGAGACCCTAAG GAACCTGCTGGGGGAGAATCCCTCTGACAAGCTGGACATCAAGATGAACCCTGACGGCAGCGGACAGCTGTACGTCCCCGGACTCACCCAGATCACTGTCCAGAGCCCCGAGGACATCAACAGG GTGTTTGAGTTGGGTCACATGAACAGAGCAACCGCCTGCACCAACCTGAATGAGCACAGCTCTCGTTCTCACGCTCTGCTCATTATCACCGTGTCTGGATTCAACTCTGCTACTGGGAACCACACACAAG GCAAACTGAACTTGGTGGACCTGGCGGGCTCGGAAAGGATCGGAAAGTCCGGCGCGGAGGGAAGTCGCCTTAGAGAAGCTCAGTGCATCAACAAGTCTCTGTCGGCGCTCGGTGATGTCATCAACGCGCTGCGCGGCCGCCACGCTCACGTCCCCTTCAGGAACTCCCGCCTCACCTACCTGCTGCAGGACTCGCTGAGTGGGGACAGCAAGACCCTCATGATGGTTCAG GTGTCTCCGCTCCCCGGTAACATGAGCGAGTCCGTCTGCTCGCTGAAATTCGCTCAGCGCGTTCGCAGCGTGGAGCTGATGTCCTCGTCTTCGTCTTCCAGGAGACACGAGTACTCGTCCACCTCGTCCTCGCCAACCCACGACAGCGTCGAG CTGGACTCTCCCCCCGTCACACCCGTCCCTCTCCCCATCTCGCGGGCCAGCAGCGCCggctccaccctctcctccgcctctaGAACTCCAAGCGGCTCCCGCAGGAGGTCCCAGTCGCAGCTGTCCACCG GACGACTGAAGCTCACAGCCTGA
- the kifc3 gene encoding kinesin-like protein KIFC3 isoform X6 produces the protein MSDGEDEGSFLSLPTAAFSHRLSLTAEPTETSAPSQQLLIQARLRSEQLSRHLLLQQQSVQEEACLQTSPPHGVRLLSRCPAEEQLVTRLRTQVEQLEEKLSNQTQEVERLHCELGATDLEKQLELLLVENQLLKQELKSSRSSELHSHDAAVGSCSHCPLRQDAEARQREQRLEERDLQEKSSRGENLRRQQEGGRRRQEEAQKELHLRLQECEEELGGQAVTPPRVKYVAPAVGGESADSRRAVAELQMKNAGLQEQLCVQKQLLREKEVQLQESQRSCAQLRTQVLVYEGEMERARGQLEVEMQHLEEEKNRVIEEAFIRAESEMKAVHQNLAGVRMNLLTLQPALRTLTCDYNCLKRQVQEFPFMLDKAISEAKQEICHVISEVSSTNQELLHKYKREMNLRKKCHNELVRLKGNIRVFCRVRPVSLVEQDSVTMLSFDSEDDAVLYLSNKGKMMTFDLDKVFPPRATQEEVFQEVQSLVTSCIDGFNVCIFAYGQTGSGKTFTMEGAVDNPGINQRALRLLFSEVTDKAPDWDYRISVSMVEIYNETLRNLLGENPSDKLDIKMNPDGSGQLYVPGLTQITVQSPEDINRVFELGHMNRATACTNLNEHSSRSHALLIITVSGFNSATGNHTQGKLNLVDLAGSERIGKSGAEGSRLREAQCINKSLSALGDVINALRGRHAHVPFRNSRLTYLLQDSLSGDSKTLMMVQVSPLPGNMSESVCSLKFAQRVRSVELMSSSSSSRRHEYSSTSSSPTHDSVELDSPPVTPVPLPISRASSAGSTLSSASRTPSGSRRRSQSQLSTGRLKLTA, from the exons ATGAGTGATGGAGAAGACGAGGGCTCCTTTCTGTCTTTGCCCACCGCCGCCTTCTCGCACCGCCTCTCTCTGACTGCGGAGCCGACCGAAACAAGCGCTCCCAGCCAGCAGCTGCTCATCCAG GCCCGTCTTCGCTCTGAACAACTCTCCCGTCACCTgctgctccagcagcagagcgtcCAGGAGGAGGCGTGTCTTCAGACCTCGCCGCCGCATG gtgtgaggCTGCTCTCTCGCTGTCCTGCAGAAGAGCAGCTGGTAACTCGGCTGCGCACACAG gtggagcagctggaggagaagctgtcCAATCAGACTCAGGAGGTGGAGCGACTTCACTGTGAACTG GGGGCGACGGACCTGGAAAagcagctggagctgctgctggtggagaacCAGCTTCTGAAGCAGGAGCTGAAGTCCAGCAGGAGCTCAGAACTTCACAGCCATGATGCTGCTGTAGGGAGCTGCAGCCACTGCCCCCTCAGACAG GATGCAGAGGCCCGGCAGAGGGAGCAGCGTCTGGAGGAGcgagacctgcaggagaaaagCTCCCGAGGGGAGAACCTTCGCaggcagcaggagggggggcggaggaggcaggaggaggcgcAGAAGGAACTCCACCTCCGACTGCAGGAGTGTGAGGAGGAGCTGGGCGGGCAGGCGGTGACCCCCCCCAGAGTCAAG TACGTGGCCCcggcggtggggggggagtCGGCTGACTCCCGCAGAGCTGTGGCTGAGCTGCAGATGAAGAACGCCGGcctgcaggagcagctgtgcgtgcagaagcagctgctgagggagaaggaggtgCAGCTGCAGGAGTCCCAGAGGAGCTGTGCTCAGCTCAGGACGCAG GTCCTGGTGTATGAGGGGGAGATGGAGCGAGCTCGAGGAcagctggaggtggagatgcagcatctggaggaggagaagaaccgTGTGATCGAGGAGGCCTTCATCAGAGCTGAGAGCGAGATGAAGGCGGTCCACCAGAACCTGGCGG gcgtGAGGATGAACCTGCTGACCCTGCAGCCGGCCCTCCGGACCCTCACCTGTGACTACAACTGTCTGAAGAGACAGGTGCAGGAGTTCCCCTTCATGCTGGACAAGGCCATCAGCGAGGCCAAGCAGGAG atCTGCCATGTGATCAGCGAGGTGAgctccaccaatcaggagcTTCTGCATAAATACAAGAGAGAGATGAACCTGAGGAAGAAATGTCACAACGAGCTGGTTCGACTCAAAG gtaACATTCGTGTTTTCTGCCGGGTCCGGCCTGTCAGTCTCGTGGAGCAGGACTCTGTGACGATGCTCAGCTTCGACTCGGAGGACGACGCTGTCCTCTACCTGTCCAACAAGGGCAAGATGATGACCTTTGACTTGGACAAGGTCTTCCCCCCTCGGGCCACACAGGAAGAG GTGTTTCAGGAGGTCCAATCGCTGGTCACTTCCTGTATCGACGGCTTTAACGTCTGCATATTCGCCTACGGACAGACTGGCTCCGGGAAGACCTTCACCATGGAG GGCGCAGTGGATAACCCCGGCATCAACCAGCGAGCTCTGCGCCTGCTCTTCTCCGAGGTGACTGACAAAGCTCCAGACTGGGACTACAGGATATCCGTCAGTATGGTGGAGATCTACAACGAGACCCTAAG GAACCTGCTGGGGGAGAATCCCTCTGACAAGCTGGACATCAAGATGAACCCTGACGGCAGCGGACAGCTGTACGTCCCCGGACTCACCCAGATCACTGTCCAGAGCCCCGAGGACATCAACAGG GTGTTTGAGTTGGGTCACATGAACAGAGCAACCGCCTGCACCAACCTGAATGAGCACAGCTCTCGTTCTCACGCTCTGCTCATTATCACCGTGTCTGGATTCAACTCTGCTACTGGGAACCACACACAAG GCAAACTGAACTTGGTGGACCTGGCGGGCTCGGAAAGGATCGGAAAGTCCGGCGCGGAGGGAAGTCGCCTTAGAGAAGCTCAGTGCATCAACAAGTCTCTGTCGGCGCTCGGTGATGTCATCAACGCGCTGCGCGGCCGCCACGCTCACGTCCCCTTCAGGAACTCCCGCCTCACCTACCTGCTGCAGGACTCGCTGAGTGGGGACAGCAAGACCCTCATGATGGTTCAG GTGTCTCCGCTCCCCGGTAACATGAGCGAGTCCGTCTGCTCGCTGAAATTCGCTCAGCGCGTTCGCAGCGTGGAGCTGATGTCCTCGTCTTCGTCTTCCAGGAGACACGAGTACTCGTCCACCTCGTCCTCGCCAACCCACGACAGCGTCGAG CTGGACTCTCCCCCCGTCACACCCGTCCCTCTCCCCATCTCGCGGGCCAGCAGCGCCggctccaccctctcctccgcctctaGAACTCCAAGCGGCTCCCGCAGGAGGTCCCAGTCGCAGCTGTCCACCG GACGACTGAAGCTCACAGCCTGA